Proteins from a single region of Ensifer adhaerens:
- the fabG gene encoding 3-oxoacyl-[acyl-carrier-protein] reductase, producing the protein MFDLSGRKALVTGASGGIGEEIARMLHAQGATVGLHGTRVEKLEALANELGDRVHLFPANLSDRAEVKALGEKAEAELGGVDILVNNAGITKDGLFVRMSDEDWDAVLEVNLTAVFRLTRELTHPMMRRRFGRIVNITSIVGVTGNPGQANYCASKAGMIGFSKSLAQEIATRNVTVNCVAPGFIESAMTGKLNDKQKDAIMGAIPMKRMGTGAEIASAVVYLASNEAGYVTGQTIHVNGGMAMI; encoded by the coding sequence ATGTTCGATCTTTCCGGCCGTAAGGCTCTCGTCACCGGCGCATCCGGTGGTATTGGTGAAGAAATCGCCCGCATGCTGCACGCGCAGGGCGCGACCGTCGGCCTGCACGGCACGCGCGTCGAAAAGCTGGAAGCGCTCGCCAATGAACTCGGCGATCGCGTGCACCTCTTCCCGGCGAACCTTTCCGACCGTGCCGAAGTCAAGGCGCTTGGCGAAAAGGCCGAGGCCGAGCTCGGCGGCGTCGATATTCTCGTCAACAACGCCGGCATCACCAAGGACGGCCTCTTCGTGCGCATGAGCGACGAGGACTGGGATGCCGTTCTCGAAGTGAACCTGACCGCCGTCTTCCGCCTGACGCGCGAGCTGACCCACCCGATGATGCGCCGCCGTTTCGGCCGCATCGTCAACATCACCTCGATCGTCGGCGTCACCGGCAATCCCGGCCAGGCCAACTACTGTGCCTCCAAGGCCGGCATGATCGGCTTCTCCAAGTCGCTGGCCCAGGAGATCGCGACGCGCAACGTCACCGTCAACTGCGTCGCACCGGGATTCATCGAGAGCGCGATGACCGGCAAGCTGAACGACAAGCAGAAGGACGCGATCATGGGGGCGATCCCGATGAAGCGCATGGGCACCGGCGCGGAGATTGCCTCGGCCGTCGTCTATCTCGCGTCGAACGAAGCCGGCTACGTCACTGGCCAGACGATTCACGTCAATGGCGGCATGGCCATGATCTGA